The genomic interval AACTGCCAGTTGTCTACCAGATACATCAAGCTGTAGCCGAactctcacttactcattctctcacttattctctcacttgctcactcactcactccattactcgctcactcactcactcactcactcactccattactcactcactcgctcgttCACTCACTTTGTTACTCATTCTCTCACTTAttctctcacttgctcactcactcactccattactcgctcactcactcactcactcactccattactcactcactcgctcgttCACTCACTTtgttactcattcactcactcactcactccattactcgctcactcactcactccattactcgctcactcactcactccattactcgctcactcactcactccattactcactcactcgctcgttCACTCACTTTGttactcgctcactcactcactcactccattactcactcactcgctcgttCACTCactttgttactcactcactcactttgtcactcactcacttcgttactcactcactcactcacttcgttactcactcactcacttcgttactcactcacttcgtcactcactcactcactcactttgttactcactctctcacttcgtcactcactcactcacttcgtcactcactcactcactcactccgtcactcactcactcacttcgtcactcactcactcactcactccgtcactcactcactcacttcgtcactcactcactcactccgtcactcactcactcactccgtcactcactcactcactcactcactccgtcactcactcactcacttcgttactcactcattcactcacttcgctactcactcattcacttagtTACTCATTCACttgctcactcgctcactcactcacttcgctactcactcactcattcattcacttagttactcactcattcactcacttgctcactcactcacttagttactcactcactcactcattcacttattcacttgCTCACTTATTCACTTGCTTGCTCATTCACttgcttgctcactcactcacccactcatgTAACTCAAACATTCAGCATGTATCTTCCACTTTCTAATGAATGTGTAGATCCACTGGGTGTCAAATAAAGGTGCAATTGACACCAATTAGCACTTTTTGTGTAATTTGCTTAATATGCaaaaaaaggattttattttaacaaatgaTTTGTTTAATGTTTGTTCATTTCCAGGTTTGGAGTCTTTACGTGACAGTGGCCACTCCACCCCAGTGCGGTCCATCATGCATGGTGACTCTTTACTGAAGTCCCATAGCAATTGTGCTGAGGGTAGAAATGGAGCATCAGAATTTTCTGAGGAATTGTACAGGCCCACTGACAGTGTGTTACCCACGCCTGTCTCCAGCAACTGTTCCCTGGACCAGGCCTTGTGTCAGCAAATGAACAGCCCTCCCAGTGTccaagaggagaaaaaaacggAAGCAGGCATTCCAAAAAGTGGGAGTCTGGTTGTTGCTAAGTTTACAGAAAGAGTCTATCACCTCGGGAAGATCCAGACACCCACTGGTAGCATGGAGGTGAAGCAAGTAAGTAAGGTGATTGGAAGTTTGGCACGGCTTTTCTTGGTCACCCTCACGCTGCTCCTGGCCCTCCTCCTGCTTCTCATCGCTCTGACAGAGTCTGAACTTGATGTGGCCTTTCTGAGGGACATCCGACAAACAGCTGAGTTTCAGCAGTTCCACAATGAATACTTTTGCCCGCTGAGACGCTGGCTAGCCTACAAGCTGCGCTGGATGGGGGGCTAGCTCGTGAATAAATGAGAGACTGGGAATGTGTGACAGGCTTCTCCATTTTCTATCACTATTCTATTATGGCATCACGTACTTAGAACTTTccaatcaaacccaggccaaaGCCACAGACATCCCCAGTGCCATGCCACGAAGACTGTGTACATGTTTTGTTCCTCGTTATTGTAAAATTTTACTCATTAGTGTTACCTTGGTCTAAGTAGAAAATGTTAGCAATTagaccacagtgctgttgacttctcaattctgattggtctgaaggtgtagattaattttctataaaagcagctctgacaatagtgcTGGCTATACTTCAAACgataggtttatattaatgcactcattctaatatgttattatttctatagaaacaacttattcacagggacttgtatggcagaCGATCTACATCatctaaggctaataataaaccAATTCGCCGTTATTCAACAACGAATAAAACGTATAATCGCTGATATGATGAAGCTTTCTTTgtaggagatgtttatttgacTTGATAGAAGGAGTCTTGCGAGGCTGCTGAGGGAATGatttttatagctgctatacgGGAACTAACTTGTCTTGTAGACGTTCCACAAAATTTAACATAACTAGAAAAGGATAAAACGCATGTGTCATTCGTTTAATGAATTCAAAATTGCCATTGTTGCCAAATGGCAAATCACTGTGGTAtactgtaagaggaataaaacatttctggaCATGCCGTGATAGGACGATAATCTTCATGATAGGTTGTGTGATGGCGCCCAGTTGCTGATTCTTTTCCTATAACGGCACATCCAGACGTTTTACTCCATACTTAATCAATTTTGTCATCACCTACTCTGTGGTTTTAACAATAATTAGATCTCAAATGGACTGATGAAATGCTTTCACCCCTTTTTCAATTGAAATACGTCTTATCCTATTCTTTTGTCTTATTCTCTGT from Hemibagrus wyckioides isolate EC202008001 linkage group LG10, SWU_Hwy_1.0, whole genome shotgun sequence carries:
- the frmd5b gene encoding FERM domain-containing protein 5 isoform X2, whose translation is MYGVDPHPCKDVSGNAAFLGFTPSGFVVLQGNRRVHFLKWNEVTKMKFEGKTFHIYANQQEDQKIILTYFAPTPEACKHLWKCGVENQAFYQFEKSSQVRTVSSSNLFFKGSRFRYSGKVAKEVMEQSAKIRREPPEIHRAGMVPSRSCPSIAHGPRQSSVPRACRRAVHMSIMEGLESLRDSGHSTPVRSIMHGDSLLKSHSNCAEGRNGASEFSEELYRPTDSVLPTPVSSNCSLDQALCQQMNSPPSVQEEKKTEAGIPKSGSLVVAKFTERVYHLGKIQTPTGSMEVKQVSKVIGSLARLFLVTLTLLLALLLLLIALTESELDVAFLRDIRQTAEFQQFHNEYFCPLRRWLAYKLRWMGG